The Streptomyces sp. NBC_00440 genome contains a region encoding:
- a CDS encoding phospholipase C, with translation MGSKGRGAGARRWGALAGAAALTVLGGAAPVWATAPAAVHHGNHGSPTATPVKHLVVLFDENISFDHYFATYPHAANTDGTKFTPSPRTPRDIDNLRTAGLLDKNPNQYLPKRLTPDQAMTCDQNHSYGPEQYAYNGGKADKFVENTDSGKCSGNLFGEPGLAMDYFDGNTVTAMWNYAQHYALNDNSFGSAYGPSTPGAIELVSGQTHGVVSTDPTSSTENPKRTDKPDPAAVASPDAHGVGTMITDPDPAYDDCSGNDHTSKSSLAELGGKNIGDRLNEKNVSWGWFQGGFRPSTPWDGTEDHLAKCGGTTHANVGGEQVVDYSPHHDPFQYYRSTANPHHVAPKSVAEIGHAGQANHNYDLTDFDAALKSGNLPSVSFLKAPSYQDGHAGYSDPTDEQDFLIGQINKIQQAPQWKDTAVVLAYDDSDGWYDHVYAKPANGSQDTSKQTNGRTVDSPACQNGPKAAGGYADRCGPGARQPLMVISPYGKVNQIDHTRTEQTSVIKFVEENWHTGRIGDHSFDTRAGSLAGMLDFRHPNGQQVLMNKDGSVKSAGPIRPVAPVAAQITDPQRQRVAIQELSGSGSSQPGLLTAGVLGAVVVGGAGIVLAVRRRPGRGAA, from the coding sequence ATGGGCAGCAAGGGCAGAGGAGCGGGCGCGCGCCGCTGGGGAGCGCTGGCCGGTGCCGCCGCGCTGACCGTACTCGGCGGCGCCGCACCCGTCTGGGCCACGGCGCCCGCCGCAGTGCACCACGGGAATCACGGGAGTCCTACGGCGACGCCCGTCAAACACCTGGTCGTGCTCTTCGACGAGAACATCTCCTTCGACCACTACTTCGCGACCTACCCGCACGCCGCGAACACCGACGGTACGAAGTTCACCCCGTCCCCGCGAACGCCCCGCGACATCGACAATCTCCGTACGGCCGGTCTGCTCGACAAGAACCCCAACCAGTACCTGCCCAAGCGGCTCACCCCCGACCAGGCCATGACCTGCGACCAGAACCACTCGTACGGTCCCGAGCAGTACGCGTACAACGGCGGCAAGGCCGACAAGTTCGTCGAGAACACCGACTCGGGCAAGTGCTCGGGCAACCTCTTCGGCGAACCCGGCCTGGCGATGGACTACTTCGACGGCAACACCGTCACCGCGATGTGGAACTACGCCCAGCACTACGCCCTCAACGACAACTCCTTCGGCTCCGCCTACGGCCCTTCGACACCCGGCGCCATCGAACTGGTCTCGGGCCAGACGCACGGGGTGGTGTCCACCGACCCCACGTCATCCACCGAGAATCCGAAGCGGACCGACAAGCCCGATCCCGCAGCGGTCGCATCGCCGGACGCGCACGGCGTCGGCACCATGATCACCGACCCGGATCCGGCCTACGACGACTGCTCCGGCAACGACCACACCAGCAAGTCCTCCCTCGCCGAGCTGGGCGGCAAGAACATCGGCGACCGCCTCAACGAGAAGAACGTCAGCTGGGGCTGGTTCCAGGGCGGCTTCCGGCCGAGCACCCCGTGGGACGGCACAGAGGACCATCTCGCCAAGTGCGGCGGCACCACGCACGCCAACGTCGGCGGCGAGCAGGTCGTGGACTACAGCCCGCACCACGACCCCTTCCAGTACTACAGGTCGACCGCCAACCCGCACCACGTGGCCCCGAAGTCGGTTGCCGAGATCGGCCACGCCGGACAGGCCAACCACAACTACGACCTGACGGACTTCGACGCCGCCCTCAAGTCGGGCAACCTGCCGTCGGTGAGCTTCCTCAAGGCCCCCTCCTACCAGGACGGGCACGCCGGATACTCCGACCCCACCGACGAACAGGACTTCCTGATCGGCCAGATCAACAAGATCCAGCAGGCCCCGCAGTGGAAGGACACGGCGGTCGTCCTCGCCTACGACGACTCGGACGGCTGGTACGACCACGTGTACGCGAAGCCGGCCAACGGCTCGCAGGACACCAGCAAGCAGACGAACGGCAGGACGGTGGACTCACCGGCCTGCCAGAACGGGCCGAAGGCGGCCGGAGGTTACGCCGACCGGTGCGGTCCCGGCGCCCGTCAGCCGCTGATGGTCATCTCCCCGTACGGCAAGGTCAACCAGATCGACCACACCAGGACCGAGCAGACCTCCGTCATCAAGTTCGTCGAGGAGAACTGGCACACCGGCCGCATCGGGGACCACTCCTTCGACACCCGGGCCGGATCGCTGGCCGGGATGCTCGACTTCCGCCACCCGAACGGCCAGCAGGTGCTGATGAACAAGGACGGCTCCGTCAAGTCGGCCGGCCCGATCCGGCCCGTGGCACCGGTCGCCGCGCAGATCACCGACCCACAGCGTCAGCGGGTCGCCATCCAGGAGCTCTCCGGGAGCGGAAGTTCCCAGCCTGGGCTGCTGACCGCCGGTGTACTGGGGGCCGTGGTGGTCGGTGGCGCCGGTATCGTCCTGGCGGTCCGCCGCCGCCCCGGCCGGGGCGCCGCCTGA
- a CDS encoding EfeM/EfeO family lipoprotein: MSFFRVLLRQEAGVPDRRTARRSRRALIAGCAALAAVLALAGAGAAGLLSGHGHSTAGPSDGLPHTRVDASAGSCGTGWHDPRPGTQVFDVHNTSATPVEVYLKDTSSGAVYGELEGLGPGTTRALRATIAGGSYAFACFPDDAASVTGPTVRVPGGGGGGGGPAAVPVSQHDLIPPTLSYQRWVTGRMGSLVGATRKLGASVRAGDRARARNAWLTAHLDYERLGAAYGTFGDADAAINGTTAGLAGGVHDKDFTGFHRIEYGLWHDESATALRPFADRLVKDVLALRTDWRQARMDPLDLGLRAHEILENTVQFELTGRTDYGSGSNLATARANLDGTRVVLSRLRPVLTGRYPRLKQLDGELDRTGAVLDRQEHGGHWTPPARLGRAQREKVNAAVSGLVERLADIAALCDVRRSS; encoded by the coding sequence ATGTCGTTCTTCCGCGTGCTGCTGCGTCAGGAGGCCGGTGTGCCGGACAGGAGGACCGCACGTCGTTCGCGCCGTGCGCTGATCGCGGGCTGTGCGGCGCTGGCCGCCGTACTGGCGCTCGCGGGAGCCGGGGCCGCCGGGCTGCTGAGCGGCCACGGTCACTCCACCGCCGGGCCGTCCGACGGTCTGCCGCACACCCGGGTCGACGCGTCGGCGGGCAGCTGCGGAACGGGCTGGCACGACCCGCGCCCCGGCACCCAGGTCTTCGATGTGCACAACACGTCGGCCACGCCGGTCGAGGTGTATCTCAAGGACACGTCGAGCGGCGCCGTGTACGGCGAGCTGGAAGGGCTCGGGCCCGGCACCACCCGGGCGCTCCGGGCGACCATCGCGGGCGGTTCCTACGCCTTCGCCTGCTTCCCCGACGACGCTGCTTCGGTCACGGGGCCCACCGTTCGGGTACCGGGCGGCGGTGGCGGTGGCGGCGGTCCGGCGGCGGTGCCCGTCAGCCAGCACGATCTGATCCCGCCGACGCTGAGCTATCAGAGGTGGGTCACCGGCCGGATGGGCTCACTCGTCGGCGCCACGCGGAAGCTCGGCGCCTCGGTCCGCGCGGGCGACCGGGCGCGGGCCCGGAATGCCTGGCTCACCGCGCACCTCGACTACGAACGGCTGGGTGCCGCCTACGGCACGTTCGGCGACGCCGACGCGGCGATCAACGGAACGACCGCGGGCCTGGCCGGCGGCGTCCACGACAAGGACTTCACCGGCTTCCACCGCATCGAGTACGGGCTGTGGCACGACGAGTCCGCAACCGCGCTGCGCCCGTTCGCGGACCGGCTGGTCAAGGACGTACTGGCCCTGCGTACGGACTGGCGGCAGGCCCGGATGGACCCCCTGGATCTCGGGCTGCGGGCCCACGAAATCCTGGAGAACACCGTGCAGTTCGAGCTGACGGGCCGCACCGACTACGGCAGCGGCAGCAATCTCGCGACGGCGCGCGCCAATCTCGACGGCACCCGGGTGGTCCTCTCGCGGCTGCGCCCGGTACTGACGGGCAGGTACCCGCGGCTGAAGCAGCTGGACGGTGAGCTCGACCGGACCGGGGCGGTGCTCGACCGTCAGGAGCACGGAGGGCACTGGACTCCGCCCGCCCGGCTCGGCCGCGCACAGCGCGAGAAGGTGAACGCGGCCGTGAGCGGGCTGGTGGAGCGGCTGGCGGACATCGCGGCCCTCTGCGACGTGCGCCGGTCGTCCTGA